A stretch of Henckelia pumila isolate YLH828 chromosome 4, ASM3356847v2, whole genome shotgun sequence DNA encodes these proteins:
- the LOC140866223 gene encoding uncharacterized protein has protein sequence MREELGRDASAYELFKKLHQKKDGTWVDARSKAVDDEMNVRFLEASQPDADDSGSIQNPTFEVQNEMYILAVGGVRKKRLYGIGSQAEVLYPEAMSGRATRTRTNSSMDVAAAKAEAAAANSRVQELTKELTTLQQQVRYLMEHALIDPNSAPFSSAREYDDDSTQP, from the exons ATG CGCGAGGAGTTGGGCCGCGATGCAAGTGCTTATGAGTTATTCAAAAAATTGCATCAGAAAAAAGATGGCACGTGGGTTGATGCTAGGTCTAAGGCTGTCGAT GACGAGATGAATGTTCGGTTTCTTGAAGCATCACAACCAGATGCTGATGACAGTGGGTCAATACAAAACCCAACCTTTGAGGTTCAAAATGAAATGTACATACTGGCTGTTGGTGGGGTGAGAAAGAAAAGATTGTACGGTATTGGTTCGCAAGCTGAAGTGTTGTATCCTGAAGCTATGTCGGGACGTGCTACACGCACACGTACTAACTCATCAATGGATGTGGCTGCCGCTAAAGCTGAGGCTGCTGCTGCGAATTCTAGAGTTCAGGAACTTACAAAGGAGTTGACTACTTTGCAGCAACAAGTTCGTTATTTGATGGAGCATGCACTTATTGATCCCAATTCCGCCCCCTTTTCGAGTGCGCGTGAATACGACGATGATAGCACGCAGCCATAG
- the LOC140860464 gene encoding polygalacturonase 1 beta-like protein 1, with protein MIDFSKSALGGKRLISLTSKTTQGISNTQLTINNVKKFNTDKIVACHEAYLPFAAYFCHSLSSTSLYSVELVEPKTGAPINTLLAICHMDTSPWPENHVAFKILKLRPGEGEACHWFTQLDLAWILGTESI; from the coding sequence ATGATAGACTTCTCCAAGTCGGCTCTAGGTGGAAAAAGATTAATATCCTTAACATCCAAGACCACACAAGGAATATCAAACACTCAACTCACTATCAACAACGTCAAAAAATTCAATACCGACAAAATCGTGGCGTGCCACGAAGCTTATCTTCCTTTTGCAGCTTATTTTTGTCATTCTTTATCCTCCACGAGTCTGTATTCTGTTGAGCTAGTCGAGCCGAAAACCGGAGCTCCGATCAACACCCTTCTTGCCATATGTCACATGGATACTTCACCTTGGCCGGAAAATCATGTTGCGTTTAAGATACTGAAACTAAGGCCTGGAGAAGGCGAGGCGTGCCACTGGTTCACCCAACTCGATCTTGCATGGATACTCGGCACTGAATCCATTTGA